Proteins found in one Malassezia vespertilionis chromosome 5, complete sequence genomic segment:
- the CAR1 gene encoding arginase (EggNog:ENOG503NU9J; COG:E; BUSCO:EOG09263E87) yields the protein MAPNLRYISSDTAALIKFPFSGGQPRNGVEFGPDALVAAGLPEQLESLGWKVVQDDSIDWDEVNNVARNDVSIDTLKNPRSVSLASEKLAAAVEKHAKAGSLPVTLGGDHSLGIGSMIGVARAHPGAAVIWVDAHSDINTPNTTPSGNLHGCPVAFALGLDGAYMAPFKDWLPNPPVNSPNRLVYIGLRDVDEGERKILKDLNIKVFSMHHVDKYGIGKVVDMALDHINNNTNRRDRPIHLSFDVDAMDPTVAPSTGTPVRGGLTFREGHYICEALYETGALVAMDMVEVNPMLEPKCAEATIAVGCSLVRAGLGESLLC from the coding sequence ATGGCTCCCAACCTGCGATATATTTCATCCGACACGGCCGCATTGATCAAGTTCCCTTTCAGCGGTGGACAGCCACGCAATGGCGTAGAGTTTGGTCCTGATGCACTGGTTGCTGCTGGTCTCCCTGAGCAATTGGAGAGTCTTGGCTGGAAAGTGGTGCAGGACGATTCAATTGATTGGGACGAGGTGAACAACGTTGCACGGAACGACGTTTCCATTGATACACTCAAGAATCCTCGCTCTGTATCTTTGGCAAGCGAGAaacttgctgctgctgtggAGAAGCATGCAAAGGCTGGCTCGCTGCCTGTGACACTTGGCGGCGACCATAGTCTTGGCATTGGCTCGATGATCGGCGTCGCTCGTGCACATCCTGGTGCTGCGGTCATTTGGGTTGACGCACACTCGGACATCAACACACCCAATACCACTCCGTCGGGCAACTTGCATGGTTGCCCTGTTGCATTTGCATTGGGTCTTGACGGTGCTTACATGGCCCCATTCAAAGACTGGCTGCCGAACCCGCCCGTGAACTCGCCGAACCGCCTGGTGTACATTGGATTGCGCGATGTCGACGAGGGTGAGCGCAAGATTCTCAAGGACTTGAATATCAAGGTGTTTTCGATGCACCATGTGGACAAGTACGGCATCGGCAAGGTTGTCGACATGGCTCTCGACCATATTAACAACAACACGAACCGCCGTGATCGACCCATCCATTTGTCGTTCGACGTAGATGCCATGGACCCTACTGTTGCGCCCAGCACAGGTACGCCCGTTCGTGGCGGCCTAACATTTCGCGAGGGACACTACATCTGCGAGGCATTGTACGAGACTGGCGCACTTGTTGCTATGGACATGGTGGAGGTCAACCCAATGCTGGAGCCTAAGTGTGCCGAGGCGACGATCGCTGTCGGTTGCTCCCTTGTCCGTGCCGGCCTAGGTGAATCGCTTTTGTGTTAG
- a CDS encoding uncharacterized protein (COG:O; SECRETED:SignalP(1-19); EggNog:ENOG503P0JM), with protein sequence MFRLLPFVLVCLVLQFVSASPLLPRANVQPPGKDTFYEPDNGWENEEPGAILRTRKVELAFLQELNYKYHEAYELLYRTTGAYEKDPLTTVTTIIVPNNAKKDMLVDYNVYIDANGPQCVPSYTLRRGGQLGNDLALTYQQLLFTTLLDEGYVLTIPDYQGPNQGFAVGRMEGRMAIDSVRATLNYGRLGLSKNTKVVGYGYSGGAIATGWAASLQPNYAPELNMMGWSMGGTPANLTGTVLNLDKGRVRWICRGWCSRSGSQGRITKEGQKAIDFARTHCMIDVLLRYPFRTLQSDAFVEDGARILYDPAITKITDTLVLGVNADEAPKAPVYIFHGLHDEVIPFGDALTAANRWADNGADVKFEELQDLLMGHITSELTNLPNVIMFIRDRMQGKSFPSGFTHTRVGNPLEDPNVIGQGFESLVKVIAGFIESTFGFGDKKLINRIKQES encoded by the exons ATGTTCCGTCTCCTCCCCTTCGTGCTAGTTTGCTTGGTCTTGCAGTTTgtgagcgcctcgccgctCCTTCCTCGCGCCAACGTTCAACCTCCCGGTAAAGACACCTTTTATGAACCTGATAACGGTTGGGAAAACGAAGAGCCGGGCGCGATCCTCCGCACCCGCAAGGTTGAGCTTGCTTTCCTTCAAGAACTGAACTACAAGTACCACGAAGCTTACGAACTCCTTTACCGCACCACCGGTGCCTACGAAAAAGACCCCCTTACCACCGTAACCACCATTATTGTTCCCAACAATGCCAAGAAGGATATGCTTGTGGACTACAACGTGTACATCGATGCAAATGGTCCCCAGTGTGTTCCCTCGTAcacactgcgccgcggagGCCAGCTTGGTAACGATCTTGCCTTGACGTACCAGCAGTTGCTGTTTACCACGCTTCTGGACGAAGGTTACGTTTTGACCATCCCTGACTACCAAGGACCCAACCAAGGCTTTGCTGTTGGCCGCATGGAAGGTCGGATGGCGATTGATAGCGTGCGTGCGACTCTCAACTACGGCCGTCTTGGTCTCAGCAAGAACACCAAGGTTGTTGGTTACGGCTACTCTGGCGGTGCCATTGCTACCGGCTGGGCCGCCAGCCTGCAACCGAACTATGCACCCGAGTTGAACATGATGGGCTGGTCCATGGGAGGTACACCTGCCAACCTTACAGGCACTGTATTGAACCTTGACAAAGGCCGTGTTCGCTGGATTTGCCGTGGCTGGTGTAGTCG GAGTGGGTCGCAAGGGCGCATTACGAAAGAGGGCCAAAAGGCAATCGACTTTGCCAGGACACACTGCATGATTGATGTGCTTCTCAGGTACCCATTCAGGACACTGCAGTCGGATGCATTCGTCGAGGATGGCGCGAGGATTTTGTATGATCCAGCCATTACGAAGATTACGGATACTTTGGTCCTGGGTGTTAACGCGGATGAGGCGCCCAAGGCGCCCGTGTACATTTTCCATGGCCTGCATGACGAAGTTATTCCTTTTGGTGATGCGCTCACTGCCGCTAACCGCTGGGCTGACAATGGTGCCGACGTCAAGTTTGAAGAGCTGCAAGACCTCCTCATGGGCCACATTACCTCTGAGCTTACGAACCTCCCCAACGTGATCATGTTTATTAGGGATCGCATGCAAGGAAAGTCATTTCCTAGTGGGTTTACTCACACGCGCGTTGGCAACCCCCTGGAAGACCCCAATGTCATCGGGCAAGGCTTTGAGAGCTTGGTCAAGGTGATTGCTGGTTTCATCGAGAGCACCTTTGGCTTCGGTGACAAGAAGCTGATCAACAGGATCAAGCAAGAGAGCTAA
- the ARC18 gene encoding subunit of the Arp2/3 complex (TransMembrane:1 (o70-87i); COG:Z; BUSCO:EOG09264S3E; EggNog:ENOG503P3AM) — protein MPAYHSSYNDEPNVRQIASILILPLNTRSRGPAPPPVDPSRPDIVDESLDLFRANSLFRNFEIKGGGDRMLIYLILFISDCLSRIAASQMSKSEASKQLASHAVDGFALPGDANFPLSSLYSVPASRSDADFLRQYLTQARQETVTRLLDKIYIDNVPSRWWLAFTKRKFMGKSLTS, from the exons ATGCCTGCGTATCACTCGTCGTACAATGACGAGCCCAATGTGCGGCAGATTGCATCCATTTTAATTCTTCCCTTGAATACGCGTAGTCGTGgccctgcgccgcctccaG TCGATCCTTCGCGCCCCGACATTGTGGACGAGTCCCTTGACTTGTTCCGTGCCAACTCACTCTTCCGCAACTTTGAGATCAagggcggcggcgatcGT ATGCTGATTTACCTTATCCTGTTTATTTCCGATTGTctctcgcgcatcgctgcgtCCCAGATGAGCAAAAGCGAGGCAAGCAAGCAGCTTGCATCGCATGCTGTCGATGGGTTTGCATTGCCGGGCGACGCCAACTTTCCTTTGAGCTCGTTGTATTCCGTGCCGGCGAGCCGTAGCGACGCAG ACTTTCTCCGCCAGTACTTGACGCAGGCGCGTCAGGAGACGGTGACGCGGCTACTCGATAAGATCTACATTGACAATGTTCCAAGTCGTTGGTGGCTCGCATTCACCAAGCGAAAGTTTATGGGCAAAAGCCTGACTTCATAA
- the RIX7 gene encoding Ribosome biogenesis ATPase rix7 (BUSCO:EOG09261YV6; COG:O; EggNog:ENOG503NXC3) gives MPPNSRLRDIGGASVAIAKALELIAMPLCHPEIYLYTGVTPPRGVLFHGPPGCGKTMMAGALAGELNVPFLSISAPSIVSGTSGESEKTLRDTFEEAQRIAPCIMFIDEIDAITPKRDTAQREMERRIVAQLLTCMDTLAWEKGTGSPVIILGATNRPDALDPALRRAGRFDHEIAMGVPDETGREQILRVLCEKLRIAGDFDLRYLAKRTPGYVGADLTSLTAAAGIIAVKRIFQDLSKDAAPLTNEAPGTNNMMECETDAPAEPNTVEPVEESAGEAKPEGKPSEAESKGVIASAGFFEALPDAVRHTSIATFLERFPDPLPESQLMRLAIINQDFVDALGVVQPSSKREGFATVPDVTWDGIGALHNIREELSMAIVQPIRRPELFHALGVDASSGVLLWGPPGCGKTLLAKAVANESCANFISVKGPELLNKYVGESEKAVRQVFSRARASSPCVIFFDELDALVPRRDDTLSEASARVVNTLLTELDGLESRVQTYVIAATNRPDMIDPAMCRPGRLDRLLYVDLPSASERLDILQTITKKTPLAIEPDPTACGNRSAVDLAAIAEDCRADGFSGADLAALVREAAVNALRENIANPLHYSDDTAIPERLSIYQQHFMDAFNRVLPSVNKEQRRKYEALRGELFASASVR, from the coding sequence ATGCCTCCGAATTCACGATTGCGGGATATTGGCGGTGCATCGGTCGCGATTGCGaaagcgctcgagctgaTTGCGATGCCATTGTGCCATCCAGAGATCTATTTGTATACGGGCGTGACGCCCCCGCGTGGTGTTCTATTTCACGGACCACCAGGGTGTGGTAAGACGATGATggccggcgcgctggcagGCGAGCTCAACGTGCCGTTCCTCTCGAtcagcgcgccgtcgatcGTGTCCGGCACATCCGGTGAATCGGAAAAGACGTTGCGGGATACATTTGAGGAGGCACAAAGGATAGCGCCGTGCATCATGTTCATCGACGAAATCGATGCCATTACCCCGAAGCGCGACACTGCTCAGCGCGaaatggagcgccgcattgtCGCACAACTGCTCACCTGTATGGATACTCTTGCGTGGGAAAAAGGGACAGGAAGCCCTGTCATTATTCTCGGTGCGACGAATCGGCCCGACGCACTCGACCCAGCCCTGCGGCGTGCAGGCCGCTTTGATCATGAGATCGCAATGGGTGTACCAGACGAGACGGGCCGTGAACAAATCCtgcgcgtgctgtgcgAGAAACTGCGCATTGCAGGCGACTTTGATCTACGCTACCTGGCAAAGCGCACGCCTGGCTACGTAGGCGCCGATCTTACCTCGCTTACCGCGGCAGCAGGGATCATTGCCGTAAAGCGCATCTTTCAGGACCTATCCAAGGATGCGGCCCCATTGACAAACGAGGCGCCTGGCACGAACAATATGATGGAGTGCGAGACGGACGCGCCTGCTGAACCGAATACGGTGGAGCCTGTTGAAGAAAGCGCAGGGGAGGCAAAGCCTGAAGGAAAACCCTCCGAAGCCGAGTCCAAAGGCGTAATTGCTTCAGCAGGCTTTTTCGAAGCGCTTCCTGACGCTGTGCGCCACACTTCCATCGCCACATTTCTCGAGCGCTTTCCCGACCCTCTTCCGGAGTCGCAGTTGATGCGCTTAGCAATCATAAACCAGGACTTCGTGGATGCACTCGGTGTTGTTCAGCCGTccagcaagcgcgaggGCTTTGCGACAGTACCGGACGTTACATGGGACGGCATTGGCGCTTTGCACAATATTCGCGAAGAGCTAAGCATGGCGATTGTCCAGCCGATCCGGCGCCCCGAGTTGTTCCATGCACTCGGCGTGGATGCCAGTTCAGGAGTTTTGCTGTGGGGACCGCCCGGGTGTGGAAAGACACTGTTGGCCAAGGCTGTAGCAAACGAGAGTTGCGCCAACTTTATCAGCGTCAAAGGGCCCGAGCTGCTGAACAAGTACGTTGGTGAGAGCGAAAAGGCAGTGCGCCAAGTGTTttcacgcgcgcgcgcatcgtctcCGTGTGTCATTTTCTTTGATGAGCTGGATGCGTTGGTCCCTAGACGCGATGATACATTGTCCGAggcgtctgcgcgcgtAGTCAATACACTGCTCACCGAGCTGGACGGTTTGGAATCGCGTGTACAGACGTACGTAATTGCGGCGACAAATCGCCCTGATATGATTGATCCCGCCATGTGCCGCCCGGGTCGTCTGGACAGGCTTTTGTATGTCGATCTGCCTTCTGCTTCAGAGCGGCTAGATATCCTCCAAACCATAACGAAAAAGACGCCGCTCGCTATCGAGCCGGATCCCACTGCATGCGGCAATAGGAGCGCGGTCGATCTCGCTGCAATTGCCGAAGATTGCCGAGCGGATGGATTCAGTGGTGCAGACCTCGCTGCACTGGTCCGTGAGGCTGCCGTCAATGCCTTGCGTGAAAATATTGCCAATCCGCTGCACTACTCAGACGACACTGCGATACCGGAGCGTCTCTCTATTTACCAACAGCATTTTATGGATGCATTCAACCGCGTCCTTCCTAGCGTCAACAAGgaacagcggcgcaagtaCGAAGCcctccgcggcgagctgtttGCTAGCGCGTCTGTGCGCTAG
- a CDS encoding 2-dehydropantoate 2-reductase (EggNog:ENOG503NW7C; COG:E), which translates to MTTSAPRALVLGFGGVGVLYAYILHRGGAHVTAVCRSNYDMVRQNGIDIISGKFGNHKQYRPDHVVHSPDQVKGLQFDYIVCTYKCVSDMQPSSDVIYPYLEKMDRVKLPYIVLIQNGVDIEKGVYDTLVNTNNPLARAIISGVTWVATTLLGGGSRIEHGTLERLCLGLYPAPLQAQVPNAIADAITLLTSTMRQGGSSVEDTNDIASFRWNKTLWNTSWGALSTLARAPLRDILTAEALPYTSGVVRGLMLEVLAVARAVGLNEHRLPAKLLDDTYRLALIGTPAKVRLSRNPDTFFDTKEDAFLPGYFKPSILVDLEHGRPMELDPIFGNIVKLGRKHNVDTPRLDMVLASLKPTQLRFICNARGEQAETQQSNIYDALPSLNVTGNAPILS; encoded by the exons GATATGGTCAGGCAAAACGGGATCGATATTATATCTGGCAAGTTTGGCAATCACAAGCAGTACCGGCCAGACCATGTAGTGCACTCGCCCGACCAAGTCAAGGGTCTGCAATTTGACTACATTGTGTGCACGTACAAGTGCGTCTCAGACATGCAGCCGAGCAGTGATGTGATCTATCCGTACCTTGAAAAAATGGACAGGGTGAAGCTGCCCTACATCGTCCTGATCCAGAACGGAGTCGATATCGAAAAAGGGGTGTATGACACGCTGGTCAACACGAACAACCCCCTTGCTCGCGCTATAATTAGTGGTGTGACTTGGGTTGCAACCACACTGCTGGGTGGTGGATCGCGAATCGAGCATGGAACACTAGAACGTTTGTGTCTCGGTTTGTACCCTGCGCCATTGCAGGCTCAAGTACCGAATGCCATTGCAGATGCCATTACATTACTGACGAGTACGATGCGCCAGggcggcagcagcgtggAAGATACAAATGACATCGCGAGTTTCCGCTGGAATAAAA CGCTGTGGAATACGAGCTGGGGCGCACTTTCCACACTTGCTCGTGCACCACTCCGGGATATCCTCACTGCGGAAGCGTTGCCATACACGTCAGGCGTCGTTCGTGGCCTGATGCTCGAGGTCCTGGCAGTGGCACGCGCTGTTGGTTTGAACGAGCATCGCTTGCCGGCAAAACTGCTAGACGACACATACCGACTTGCGCTAATTGGGACGCCCGCAAAAGTTCGGCTTTCGCGCAACCCAGACACATTTTTCGATACCAAGGAAGACGCATTCCTTCCCGGCTATTTCAAGCCAAGTATCCTTGTCGATTTGGAACATGGACGCCCTATGGAATTAGATCCTATCTTCGGCAATATCGTCAAGCTCGGACGTAAGCACAACGTCGATACTCCTCGCTTGGACATGGTCCTTGCATCGCTTAAGCCAACGCAGCTACGCTTCATTTGTAATGCACGAGGCGAGCAGGCAGAGACACAGCAGTCGAACATTTACGATGCGCTTCCATCCCTCAACGTCACCGGCAATGCGCCGATTTTGTCATAA